Proteins encoded within one genomic window of Mauremys mutica isolate MM-2020 ecotype Southern chromosome 11, ASM2049712v1, whole genome shotgun sequence:
- the AP5Z1 gene encoding AP-5 complex subunit zeta-1 isoform X1, with amino-acid sequence MFMPGAENFLRQAREIQDEELRKFSSRITSLLQNHDLGNDTIDCLQRLFLIVSATKYVRKLDGKFVELLQKVLCLPKCPEQIQALCAAILREMSPSNYLILSCDEIQEAKLLSLVSSILLAQGNQKAEVLAVGQRVVKVLEGRLPEGQSSRHLLPLLSKIISLSPASLTEDQTNLINKRMVDWLRYASVQQGVAQPSGGFFSNPRARQPGPITEVDGAVATDFFTVLSIGQYYTEDQWLNMQAFSMLRKWLLCYGSEGANSPNSDDRSEVDGSVMSMVSATSTSSRLLPPKERLREKAFEYCQRLIEQSNRRALKKPDGDLQKACLIEAVTIMDIICRQDSSYVYRTLSCLKILHGRISGDLAYARALLPIAQFFLNHSETAAVDSEAVYKHLFTRIPAQLFHSPMLAFEFIQFCRDNIQFFTENLSIFRRSFPNLFKLLAWNSPALISEFMDLLPAVLGADTAIEIFHLLLDLPCLAAALDIQLRSASAPISERATWDPAAKPASCLEAFRHPLYRSTFQYLLRIETAPRDSPERLAPLRQLLGSMASCPRVVQCADTVPVLLQLYFSVVAEFADGPLINQLVLVLLERSEQLYEIPAFKADVHRVLSSQLVLLCKLHPSLVVELSKELLEFSGTVSNIRNKEDIFTYVVWAIGEYMSVSYDKRCTVEQINKFFEALEAMLFEITQLRPSASIPKYSPRVITVLMTTLTKLASRSQDLIPRMSLFLSKMRAFVQSPAMASVYSEEDNEEILTRAAELMNLLKMPSVAQFVLTPSAEVASPRFHRDTNVSLPLAMKTASRLLERGTGFVPG; translated from the exons ATGTTCATGCCGGGGGCGGAAAACTTCCTGCGGCAGGCCAG GGAGATCCAGGATGAAGAACTGAGGAAGTTTAGTTCCCGAATCACAAGCCTTCTCCAGAATCATGACTTGGGAAATGATACCATTGACTGTTTGCAGAGACTTTTCCTTATTGTTTCAGCCACAAAATATGTCCGGAA gTTGGATGGCAAATTTGTAGAGCTGTTGCAGAAAGTACTGTGTTTGCCCAAGTGTCCTGAGCAGAttcaggctctgtgtgctgccatCTTGAGAGAGATGTCACCCAGCAATTATCTGATCCTATCCTGCGATGAAATCCAGGAGGCAAAGCTCTTGAGTCTAGTGTCCTCCATCCTCTTGGCTCAG GGAAATCAAAAGGCTGAGGTGTTAGCAGTGGGGCAGCGTGTTGTAAAAGTCCTGGAAGGGCGACTGCCTGAGGGTCAGAGTTCACGGCACCTTCTTCCTCTACTCTCCAAGATCATCAGTCTATCGCCAGCAAGCCTAACTGAAG ATCAGACCAATCTGATCAATAAAAGGATGGTGGACTGGCTGAGATATGCTAGTGTTCAGCAAGGAGTTGCACAGCCCTCTGGAGGCTTCTTCTCCAATCCCAGGGCAAGACAG CCTGGCCCTATCACAGAGGTGGATGGTGCAGTTGCCACAGACTTCTTCACGGTGCTCTCAATTGGTCAATATTACACAGAGGACCAGTGGCTCAACATGCAGGCCTTTTCCATGCTGCGCAAGTGGCTGCTGTGCTATGGGAGCGAGGGGGCAAACAGCCCTAATTCAG ATGACAGATCAGAGGTAGATGGGTCTGTCATGTCCATGGTCTCTGCTACCTCCACCTCCAGTCGCCTGCTTCCCCCGAAGGAGCGTCTAAGAGAGAAGGCTTTTGAATACTGCCAGCGGCTTATCGAGCAAAGCAACCGGC GGGCCCTGAAGAAACCAGATGGGGACCTGCAAAAAGCT TGTCTCATCGAGGCTGTCACTATCATGGATATTATCTGCAGGCAGGACTCCTCCTATGTGTACCGGACGCTCTCCTGCCTGAAGATCTTGCATGGCAGAATCAGTGGGGACCTTGCTTATGCCAGGGCACTGCTGCCCATTGCTCAGTTCTTCCTGAACCACA GTGAGACAGCAGCGGTGGATTCAGAGGCAGTTTACAAGCACTTGTTCACCAGGATTCCTGCTCAGCTCTTCCACAGCCCAATGCTGGCCTTTGAGTTTATCCAGTTCTGCAGGGACAACATCCAGTTCTTCACAGAGAACCTCAGCATCTTCAGACGGAGCTTCCCAAACCTCTTCAAG ctcctagcatGGAATAGCCCAGCCTTGATCTCTGAGTTCATGGACCTTCTGCCAGCTGTGCTTGGTGCAGACACAGCCATCGAGATCTTTCACTTGCTGCTTGATCTGCCATGTTTGGCGGCTGCTCTGGACATCCAGCTGAG ATCTGCCTCTGCTCCCATCTCGGAGAGAGCCACCTGGGATCCTGCTGCCAAGCCAGCCAGCTGCCTGGAGGCCTTCCGCCACCCGCTCTACAGAAGCACCTTTCAGTATCTCCTCCGCATTGAGACGGCCCCGAGAGACTCCCCTGAGCG GTTGGCTCCTCTTCGCCAGCTGCTGGGGTCCATGGCCAGCTGTCCCCGGGTCGTGCAGTGTGCAGACACCGTCCCTGTCTTACTGCAGCTCTACTTCAGTGTGGTGGCAGAG TTTGCAGACGGCCCCCTGATAAACCAGCTGGTGTTGGTGCTGCTGGAGAGGAGTGAGCAGCTCTACGAGATCCCGGCGTTTAAGGCCGATGTCCATAG AgtgctgagctcccagctggtgcTTCTGTGTAAGCTGCACCCCTCCCTGGTAGTGGAACTGTCCAAGGAGCTTCTGGAGTTTTCAGGAACTGTCAGCAACATCCGGAACAAAGAGGATATCTTCACCTACGTG GTCTGGGCTATTGGAGAGTACATGTCTGTCTCATACGACAAAAGGTGCACCGTGGAGCAGATCAACAAGTTCTTCGAAGCCCTGGAGGCCATGCTGTTTGAGATCACGCAACTGCGGCCCTCGGCCAGCATCCCCAAGTATTCGCCACGTGTCATCACGGTTCTCATGACAACGCTGACCAAACTGGCATCACGCAGCCAAGATCTGATCCCCAG GATGTCCCTGTTCCTTTCCAAGATGAGAGCGTTTGTTCAGAGCCCTGCCATGGCCTCGGTGTACAGCGAGGAAGACAATGAGGAGATCCTGACCCGGGCCGCTGAGCTGATGAACCTGTTGAAAATGCCCAGTGTGGCTCAGTTTGTGCTGACGCCATCAGCGGAGGTTGCCAGCCCACGGTTTCACCGAGACACTAATGTGTCCCTGCCTCTCGCCATGAAGACGGCCAGCCGGCTTTTAGAAAGGGGGACTGGCTTCGTGCCAGGGTGA
- the AP5Z1 gene encoding AP-5 complex subunit zeta-1 isoform X2, producing the protein MYLPIYLCTQGLDGKFVELLQKVLCLPKCPEQIQALCAAILREMSPSNYLILSCDEIQEAKLLSLVSSILLAQGNQKAEVLAVGQRVVKVLEGRLPEGQSSRHLLPLLSKIISLSPASLTEDQTNLINKRMVDWLRYASVQQGVAQPSGGFFSNPRARQPGPITEVDGAVATDFFTVLSIGQYYTEDQWLNMQAFSMLRKWLLCYGSEGANSPNSDDRSEVDGSVMSMVSATSTSSRLLPPKERLREKAFEYCQRLIEQSNRRALKKPDGDLQKACLIEAVTIMDIICRQDSSYVYRTLSCLKILHGRISGDLAYARALLPIAQFFLNHSETAAVDSEAVYKHLFTRIPAQLFHSPMLAFEFIQFCRDNIQFFTENLSIFRRSFPNLFKLLAWNSPALISEFMDLLPAVLGADTAIEIFHLLLDLPCLAAALDIQLRSASAPISERATWDPAAKPASCLEAFRHPLYRSTFQYLLRIETAPRDSPERLAPLRQLLGSMASCPRVVQCADTVPVLLQLYFSVVAEFADGPLINQLVLVLLERSEQLYEIPAFKADVHRVLSSQLVLLCKLHPSLVVELSKELLEFSGTVSNIRNKEDIFTYVVWAIGEYMSVSYDKRCTVEQINKFFEALEAMLFEITQLRPSASIPKYSPRVITVLMTTLTKLASRSQDLIPRMSLFLSKMRAFVQSPAMASVYSEEDNEEILTRAAELMNLLKMPSVAQFVLTPSAEVASPRFHRDTNVSLPLAMKTASRLLERGTGFVPG; encoded by the exons atgtATCTACCAATATATCTCTGTACCCAGGG gTTGGATGGCAAATTTGTAGAGCTGTTGCAGAAAGTACTGTGTTTGCCCAAGTGTCCTGAGCAGAttcaggctctgtgtgctgccatCTTGAGAGAGATGTCACCCAGCAATTATCTGATCCTATCCTGCGATGAAATCCAGGAGGCAAAGCTCTTGAGTCTAGTGTCCTCCATCCTCTTGGCTCAG GGAAATCAAAAGGCTGAGGTGTTAGCAGTGGGGCAGCGTGTTGTAAAAGTCCTGGAAGGGCGACTGCCTGAGGGTCAGAGTTCACGGCACCTTCTTCCTCTACTCTCCAAGATCATCAGTCTATCGCCAGCAAGCCTAACTGAAG ATCAGACCAATCTGATCAATAAAAGGATGGTGGACTGGCTGAGATATGCTAGTGTTCAGCAAGGAGTTGCACAGCCCTCTGGAGGCTTCTTCTCCAATCCCAGGGCAAGACAG CCTGGCCCTATCACAGAGGTGGATGGTGCAGTTGCCACAGACTTCTTCACGGTGCTCTCAATTGGTCAATATTACACAGAGGACCAGTGGCTCAACATGCAGGCCTTTTCCATGCTGCGCAAGTGGCTGCTGTGCTATGGGAGCGAGGGGGCAAACAGCCCTAATTCAG ATGACAGATCAGAGGTAGATGGGTCTGTCATGTCCATGGTCTCTGCTACCTCCACCTCCAGTCGCCTGCTTCCCCCGAAGGAGCGTCTAAGAGAGAAGGCTTTTGAATACTGCCAGCGGCTTATCGAGCAAAGCAACCGGC GGGCCCTGAAGAAACCAGATGGGGACCTGCAAAAAGCT TGTCTCATCGAGGCTGTCACTATCATGGATATTATCTGCAGGCAGGACTCCTCCTATGTGTACCGGACGCTCTCCTGCCTGAAGATCTTGCATGGCAGAATCAGTGGGGACCTTGCTTATGCCAGGGCACTGCTGCCCATTGCTCAGTTCTTCCTGAACCACA GTGAGACAGCAGCGGTGGATTCAGAGGCAGTTTACAAGCACTTGTTCACCAGGATTCCTGCTCAGCTCTTCCACAGCCCAATGCTGGCCTTTGAGTTTATCCAGTTCTGCAGGGACAACATCCAGTTCTTCACAGAGAACCTCAGCATCTTCAGACGGAGCTTCCCAAACCTCTTCAAG ctcctagcatGGAATAGCCCAGCCTTGATCTCTGAGTTCATGGACCTTCTGCCAGCTGTGCTTGGTGCAGACACAGCCATCGAGATCTTTCACTTGCTGCTTGATCTGCCATGTTTGGCGGCTGCTCTGGACATCCAGCTGAG ATCTGCCTCTGCTCCCATCTCGGAGAGAGCCACCTGGGATCCTGCTGCCAAGCCAGCCAGCTGCCTGGAGGCCTTCCGCCACCCGCTCTACAGAAGCACCTTTCAGTATCTCCTCCGCATTGAGACGGCCCCGAGAGACTCCCCTGAGCG GTTGGCTCCTCTTCGCCAGCTGCTGGGGTCCATGGCCAGCTGTCCCCGGGTCGTGCAGTGTGCAGACACCGTCCCTGTCTTACTGCAGCTCTACTTCAGTGTGGTGGCAGAG TTTGCAGACGGCCCCCTGATAAACCAGCTGGTGTTGGTGCTGCTGGAGAGGAGTGAGCAGCTCTACGAGATCCCGGCGTTTAAGGCCGATGTCCATAG AgtgctgagctcccagctggtgcTTCTGTGTAAGCTGCACCCCTCCCTGGTAGTGGAACTGTCCAAGGAGCTTCTGGAGTTTTCAGGAACTGTCAGCAACATCCGGAACAAAGAGGATATCTTCACCTACGTG GTCTGGGCTATTGGAGAGTACATGTCTGTCTCATACGACAAAAGGTGCACCGTGGAGCAGATCAACAAGTTCTTCGAAGCCCTGGAGGCCATGCTGTTTGAGATCACGCAACTGCGGCCCTCGGCCAGCATCCCCAAGTATTCGCCACGTGTCATCACGGTTCTCATGACAACGCTGACCAAACTGGCATCACGCAGCCAAGATCTGATCCCCAG GATGTCCCTGTTCCTTTCCAAGATGAGAGCGTTTGTTCAGAGCCCTGCCATGGCCTCGGTGTACAGCGAGGAAGACAATGAGGAGATCCTGACCCGGGCCGCTGAGCTGATGAACCTGTTGAAAATGCCCAGTGTGGCTCAGTTTGTGCTGACGCCATCAGCGGAGGTTGCCAGCCCACGGTTTCACCGAGACACTAATGTGTCCCTGCCTCTCGCCATGAAGACGGCCAGCCGGCTTTTAGAAAGGGGGACTGGCTTCGTGCCAGGGTGA